The following is a genomic window from Hymenobacter monticola.
TGCCGCCGGCGATGAAGGCCGCGCCCTTGGTGCCCGTCACAGCGGCCGTGGCTTCTTTGGCCTGATTAGCTTGGAGGTAGGAGAAGTTGTTCATAACTCGCTTCTGATTACAGAAAGAACGTCATGTCGAGCGCAGCTGAGACATCTCGCTCGCATCGTCTGACGATTGATTTACTATAGCGCGCGAGATGTCTCGGCTGCGCTCGACATGACGGGCCAATGCACCACGTTGCTACCCCTTAAACCCACTCTTCTCTACCTCGCGGATGGCCGCCACGATATTGGGGTAGGCCCCGCAGCGGCAGAGGTTGCCGCTCATCCACTCGCGCACGTCGCCGTCGGTTTTGGCATGGCCCTCTTTAATGCAAGCCACGCCGGACATGAGCTGGCCCGGCGTGCAGTAGCCGCACTGGAAACCGTCGTGGTCGAGGAAAGCCTGTTGCAGCGGGTGCAAATCTTCGCCCTTGGCCAGGCCCTCCACGGTGGTGATTTCCTTGCCCTGATTCATCACGGCCAGGGTGAGGCAGGAGTTGACGCGTTTGCCATCGACCAGCACGGTGCAGGCGCCGCACTGCCCGTGGTCGCAGCCTTTTTTCGAGCCGGTGAGGTCGAGCTTTTCGCGCAGCGCGTCGAGCAGGCTCACCCGCGGCTCGGCTTTAAAGCTGCGCACGGTGCCGTTCACTTTCAAGCGCATCTCGCTCACGCCCTCCACCTTTTTGGCCATGGCCGTCAGGCGCTCGGCCTGGCCCACCAGCGGCGGGGCCAGGGCCAGCCCCAGCAGCCCCGAGGCCTGCTTCATGAAAGTGCGGCGGCCGTCATCAGACGGCAGCTCGTCGGAACCGGAGGGGGCGGGGGTAAAATCGTCGGTCATAGCGCGCGAGTATTTGGGCGGGCTACTAATACTTGATTTACATCGGAATTGTTGGCGAATGGCCCCGCCTTATTGACCGGATAAAGAGCAGCTTAAATAGTGCATTATGGTGGAGCTGCG
Proteins encoded in this region:
- a CDS encoding (2Fe-2S)-binding protein — its product is MTDDFTPAPSGSDELPSDDGRRTFMKQASGLLGLALAPPLVGQAERLTAMAKKVEGVSEMRLKVNGTVRSFKAEPRVSLLDALREKLDLTGSKKGCDHGQCGACTVLVDGKRVNSCLTLAVMNQGKEITTVEGLAKGEDLHPLQQAFLDHDGFQCGYCTPGQLMSGVACIKEGHAKTDGDVREWMSGNLCRCGAYPNIVAAIREVEKSGFKG